Proteins encoded within one genomic window of Streptomyces sp. NBC_00523:
- a CDS encoding ATP-binding protein — MKIAFVGKGGSGKTTLSSLFIRHLAANEAHVVAVDADINQHLGAALGLDEDESAALPAMGAQLPLIKEYLRGSNPRIASAETMIKTTPPGEGSRLLRVCEDNPIFDACARTVRLDDGDIRLMATGPFTESDLGVACYHSKVGAVELCLNHLVDGPDEYVVVDMTAGSDSFASGMFTRFDMTFLIAEPTRKGVSVYRQYKEYARDFGVDLKVVGNKVQDENDLDFLRSEVGDDLLVAVGHSDWVRAMEKGRPARFELLEADNRMALQALQNAAEDSYERRDWGRYTRQMVHFHLRNAESWGNEKTGADLAAQVDPGFVLDERFIRAEAAQPA; from the coding sequence ATGAAGATCGCTTTCGTAGGGAAGGGCGGCAGCGGAAAGACCACGCTGTCCTCGCTCTTCATCCGCCACCTCGCAGCCAATGAAGCCCACGTCGTCGCGGTGGACGCCGACATCAACCAGCACCTCGGAGCCGCACTCGGCCTCGACGAGGACGAATCCGCAGCGCTGCCCGCCATGGGCGCCCAGCTGCCCCTGATCAAGGAGTATCTGCGCGGCAGCAATCCGCGCATCGCCTCGGCCGAGACGATGATCAAGACGACGCCGCCGGGCGAGGGCTCCCGCCTCCTGCGCGTATGCGAGGACAACCCGATCTTCGACGCCTGTGCCCGTACGGTCCGGCTCGACGACGGAGACATCCGGCTGATGGCCACGGGGCCGTTCACCGAATCGGACCTGGGCGTGGCGTGCTACCACTCGAAGGTCGGCGCGGTCGAGCTCTGCCTCAACCACCTCGTGGACGGCCCCGACGAGTACGTGGTGGTCGACATGACCGCCGGTTCGGACTCCTTCGCCTCGGGGATGTTCACCCGCTTCGACATGACGTTCCTCATCGCCGAACCGACCCGCAAGGGCGTCTCCGTCTACCGTCAGTACAAGGAGTACGCGCGGGACTTCGGCGTGGACCTGAAGGTCGTCGGGAACAAGGTGCAGGACGAAAACGACCTGGACTTCCTGCGCTCCGAAGTGGGCGACGACCTGCTGGTGGCCGTCGGCCATTCCGACTGGGTGCGGGCCATGGAGAAGGGCCGCCCCGCTCGCTTCGAGCTGCTCGAGGCGGACAACCGGATGGCCCTGCAGGCCCTGCAGAACGCGGCGGAGGACTCGTACGAGCGCCGGGACTGGGGCCGTTACACGCGCCAGATGGTCCACTTCCACCTGAGGAACGCGGAGAGCTGGGGGAACGAGAAGACCGGCGCCGACCTCGCCGCGCAGGTCGACCCCGGCTTCGTACTGGACGAACGCTTCATCCGCGCCGAAGCCGCCCAGCCCGCGTGA
- a CDS encoding TadA family conjugal transfer-associated ATPase: MTEALLDAVRQRLASSGTAPTPAGVAAALRAQGRLLGTAEVLGRADELRGELIGTGVLEPLLADPDVTDVLVSAPDRVWVDRGGGLELTEVTFADAAAVRRLAQRLAAVAGRRLDDARPWVDARLPDGTRMHAVLPPVSVGSTCLSLRVVRPRAFSLAELVEAGTVPPGGDRVLRALVEARVSYLISGGTGAGKTTLLSSLLGAVGERERIVLAEDSAELRPDHPHVVRLESRPPNQEGAGRVTLRDLVRQALRMRPDRLVVGEVRGSEVTELLAALNTGHEGGSGTVHANAAGHVPARLEALGTAAGLDRLALHSQLAAALSVVVHLVRDRTGRRRIADIHVLERDVAGLVLTVPALRWGTTGFERERGWERLRELIGGAL, encoded by the coding sequence ATGACCGAGGCGCTGCTTGATGCGGTGAGGCAGCGGCTCGCCTCCAGCGGCACTGCTCCGACCCCGGCCGGGGTCGCCGCCGCTCTGCGAGCCCAGGGTCGTCTGCTCGGTACCGCTGAAGTGCTCGGACGTGCGGACGAACTGAGGGGGGAGCTGATCGGGACCGGGGTGCTGGAACCGCTCCTCGCCGACCCCGATGTCACGGACGTTCTGGTGTCCGCGCCCGACAGGGTCTGGGTGGACCGGGGCGGCGGACTCGAACTCACCGAGGTGACCTTCGCGGACGCGGCTGCGGTCCGCAGGCTGGCCCAGCGGCTCGCCGCCGTGGCGGGGCGCCGGCTGGACGATGCCAGGCCCTGGGTGGACGCGAGGCTGCCGGACGGCACCCGAATGCACGCCGTGCTTCCCCCGGTATCGGTCGGGTCGACGTGCCTGTCGCTGCGGGTGGTCAGGCCCCGGGCCTTCTCACTGGCGGAGCTGGTCGAGGCCGGGACCGTGCCGCCCGGAGGCGACCGGGTGCTGAGGGCCCTGGTGGAGGCGAGGGTCTCCTATCTGATCAGCGGCGGGACGGGGGCGGGGAAGACGACCCTGCTTTCGAGCCTTCTGGGTGCGGTGGGGGAGCGCGAACGGATCGTGCTCGCCGAGGACTCGGCAGAGCTGCGACCGGACCATCCGCACGTCGTACGGCTGGAGTCGCGCCCTCCGAATCAGGAGGGTGCCGGACGGGTGACCCTTCGGGACCTGGTGCGACAGGCCCTGCGTATGCGTCCCGACCGGCTGGTGGTCGGTGAGGTGCGAGGAAGTGAGGTGACCGAGCTCCTGGCCGCCCTCAACACGGGACATGAGGGAGGCTCTGGAACGGTCCATGCCAATGCCGCCGGGCACGTCCCCGCACGGTTGGAAGCGCTCGGAACCGCGGCGGGGCTGGACCGGCTGGCGCTGCACAGCCAGTTGGCGGCGGCTCTGTCGGTCGTGGTCCACCTCGTACGGGACCGGACGGGACGCAGGCGGATCGCGGACATCCATGTGCTGGAGCGGGATGTGGCCGGGCTGGTACTGACTGTTCCGGCGTTGCGGTGGGGTACCACGGGCTTTGAGCGGGAGCGGGGCTGGGAGCGGCTGCGCGAGCTCATCGGGGGTGCGCTGTGA
- a CDS encoding DEAD/DEAH box helicase, whose amino-acid sequence MAFNHLPAAMHDAFGPLSASPVTHSVPMAKNQRPSRPPGSGGSRPSPDMVLDRLAAGAGRSARITHTEHLPPRAGTHAVWPDRIRPEVIAAIHKAGIDHPWAHQAAAAEHALDGTSVVIATGTASGKSLAYLAPVLSALLDGSEAPNGRGATALYLSPTKALAADQRRSVKALAAPLGNGIRPAVFDGDTPVEEREWVRQYANYVLTNPDMLHRGILPSHPRWSSFLRSLRYVVIDECHTYRGVFGSHVAQVVRRLRRLCARYGSDPVFLLASATSAEPALAAGRLTGLPVTEVADDASPRGELVFALWEPPLTELHGEKGAPVRRTATAETADLLTDLTVQGVRSVAFVRSRRGAELISVIAKERLAEVDRTLPSRVAAYRGGYLPEERRALERALHSGSLLGLAATTALELGIDVSGLDAVVISGYPGTRASLWQQAGRAGRAGQGALAILVARDDPLDTFLVHHPEALFEQPVESTVLDPDNPYVLAPHLCAAAAELPLTENDLPLFGPAAAGLLPQLETARLLRKRPSGWHWTRRERAADLTDIRGEGGRPVQIVEEGTGRLLGTVDESAAHSAVHEGAVHLHQGRTYLVRKLDLEDSVALVEQADPPYSTTARDTTSIAVLDTDTEIPWGDGRLCYGSVEVTNQVVSFLRRRLISGEVLGETKLDLPPRTLRTRAVWWTVTEDQLDAARINPEILGGALHAAEHASIGMLPLFATCDRWDIGGVSVPLHPDTLLPTVFVYDGHPGGTGFAERAFHTAREWLSATRLAIASCECDAGCPSCIQSPKCGNGNDPLHKRGAVRLLTELLRSAPGGETGEAVGAVGADEPGDAVEGQEGALGGLGGADRGPGGAAQQPGRAPQGPGVPPENRGATAEGPGHPAESGPGHRADPGPPGAAARPPEEQPPPAPPGT is encoded by the coding sequence ATGGCATTCAATCACTTACCGGCAGCCATGCACGACGCCTTCGGACCATTGTCCGCCTCGCCAGTGACACACTCGGTGCCGATGGCCAAGAATCAACGCCCCAGTCGACCCCCGGGGAGTGGGGGCTCCCGCCCCTCTCCCGACATGGTCCTCGACCGGCTCGCCGCAGGGGCGGGCCGGTCCGCGCGCATCACTCATACGGAGCACTTGCCCCCGCGCGCGGGAACCCATGCAGTCTGGCCCGATCGCATCCGTCCGGAAGTGATCGCCGCCATCCATAAGGCCGGCATCGACCACCCCTGGGCCCATCAGGCGGCCGCCGCGGAGCACGCGCTGGACGGCACGTCGGTCGTGATCGCCACCGGAACGGCGTCCGGCAAGTCCCTGGCCTACCTCGCCCCGGTCCTCAGCGCCCTCCTGGACGGCTCCGAAGCCCCGAACGGGCGCGGCGCCACCGCTCTCTACCTCTCCCCCACCAAGGCCCTGGCCGCCGATCAGCGACGCTCGGTCAAGGCACTCGCGGCCCCGCTGGGCAACGGCATCCGGCCCGCCGTCTTCGACGGCGACACGCCGGTCGAGGAACGCGAGTGGGTGCGCCAGTACGCCAACTACGTCCTCACCAACCCCGACATGCTGCACCGGGGCATCCTCCCGTCACACCCCCGCTGGTCCTCCTTCCTGCGCTCCCTGCGCTATGTCGTCATCGACGAGTGCCACACCTACCGGGGTGTCTTCGGCTCCCACGTCGCCCAGGTGGTGCGCCGGCTCCGCCGTCTCTGCGCCCGCTACGGCTCCGATCCCGTCTTCCTCCTCGCTTCCGCCACCTCCGCCGAGCCCGCCCTCGCGGCCGGCCGCCTCACCGGCCTCCCCGTCACGGAGGTGGCCGACGACGCCTCCCCGCGCGGCGAACTGGTCTTCGCCCTGTGGGAACCCCCGCTGACCGAGCTGCACGGCGAGAAGGGGGCTCCCGTACGCCGTACCGCCACGGCCGAGACCGCCGACCTGCTCACCGACCTGACCGTCCAGGGCGTCCGCTCGGTCGCCTTCGTACGCTCCCGACGCGGCGCCGAGCTGATCTCCGTCATCGCCAAGGAGCGCCTCGCCGAGGTCGACCGCACCCTGCCGTCCCGGGTCGCCGCCTACCGCGGGGGGTACCTCCCCGAGGAACGCCGCGCCCTGGAACGCGCCCTGCACTCCGGCAGCCTCCTGGGCCTCGCCGCCACCACCGCCCTCGAACTCGGCATCGATGTGTCCGGGCTGGACGCCGTCGTCATATCCGGCTACCCGGGGACGAGGGCGTCCCTCTGGCAGCAGGCGGGCCGGGCCGGGCGGGCGGGTCAGGGCGCCCTCGCCATCCTGGTGGCCCGCGACGATCCGCTCGACACCTTCCTCGTCCACCACCCCGAGGCCCTGTTCGAGCAGCCCGTGGAGTCGACCGTCCTGGACCCGGACAACCCGTACGTCCTCGCACCCCACCTCTGCGCCGCCGCCGCGGAGCTGCCGCTCACCGAGAACGACCTCCCGCTCTTCGGCCCGGCCGCAGCCGGACTCCTCCCCCAGCTGGAAACCGCCAGGCTGCTCCGCAAACGGCCGTCGGGCTGGCACTGGACCCGGCGTGAGCGGGCCGCCGACCTCACCGACATCCGGGGCGAGGGCGGCCGCCCCGTCCAGATCGTGGAAGAGGGCACCGGCCGGCTGCTGGGCACCGTGGACGAGTCCGCCGCCCACAGCGCCGTGCACGAGGGCGCCGTCCACCTCCACCAGGGCCGCACCTACCTGGTCCGCAAACTGGACCTGGAGGACTCCGTGGCCCTGGTCGAACAGGCCGACCCGCCGTACTCGACCACCGCCCGCGACACCACCTCCATCGCCGTCCTGGACACCGACACCGAGATCCCCTGGGGGGACGGCCGCCTCTGCTACGGGTCCGTCGAAGTCACCAACCAGGTCGTCTCCTTCCTCCGCCGCAGACTGATCTCCGGCGAGGTGCTCGGCGAGACCAAGCTGGACCTGCCGCCCCGCACCCTGCGCACCCGAGCCGTCTGGTGGACGGTGACCGAGGACCAGCTCGACGCCGCCCGGATCAACCCCGAGATCCTCGGCGGCGCGCTCCACGCCGCCGAGCACGCCTCGATCGGCATGCTGCCGCTCTTCGCCACCTGCGACCGCTGGGACATCGGCGGGGTGTCCGTCCCGCTGCATCCCGACACCCTGCTGCCCACGGTCTTCGTGTACGACGGCCACCCGGGCGGCACCGGATTCGCCGAGCGCGCCTTCCACACCGCCCGCGAGTGGCTGTCCGCCACGCGCCTGGCCATCGCGTCCTGTGAGTGCGACGCGGGCTGCCCGTCCTGCATCCAGTCCCCCAAGTGCGGCAACGGCAACGACCCCTTGCACAAACGAGGCGCCGTCCGCCTCCTCACGGAACTCCTCCGCTCCGCTCCGGGCGGGGAGACGGGCGAGGCGGTCGGAGCGGTCGGGGCCGACGAGCCGGGGGATGCGGTGGAGGGCCAGGAGGGTGCGCTGGGGGGCCTCGGCGGGGCGGACCGGGGGCCCGGCGGGGCGGCCCAGCAGCCGGGCAGGGCGCCCCAGGGGCCTGGCGTTCCGCCGGAGAACCGGGGCGCTACGGCGGAGGGCCCGGGCCACCCGGCTGAATCCGGTCCGGGCCACCGCGCTGATCCCGGCCCGCCCGGGGCGGCGGCACGCCCGCCGGAGGAACAACCTCCGCCGGCCCCGCCCGGGACCTGA
- a CDS encoding type II secretion system F family protein has protein sequence MSASAGGMVQAAEAVGVALCLHSRVVLPLARRQVGRRVRRRGERLLAVGPAVPGVWTGPFRSGPRVGRMASVGPVRQWAVLSAVVLTGWFLVGGLAGWAVGLASACGARRWQRQRLGHASLLAAESKARTAETVRQLPMAADLLAACLSAGAGPVEAAQAVGESLGGPVGDQLARTAAEIRLGGDPAVAWGRFGGIPGAAALAGCLDRAGSTGAPAAEPVARIAEALRAERARAAVARAQRAAVMVTAPVGLCFLPAFLAVGVAPVVIGLAGGLLQPA, from the coding sequence ATGAGCGCTTCGGCCGGCGGGATGGTCCAGGCGGCGGAGGCCGTTGGGGTTGCGTTGTGCCTCCACTCGCGCGTGGTTCTTCCTCTGGCGCGGCGGCAGGTCGGTCGGCGGGTACGGCGTCGGGGCGAGCGGCTTCTGGCGGTGGGACCGGCGGTTCCCGGGGTCTGGACGGGGCCGTTCCGGTCCGGGCCTCGGGTGGGCCGGATGGCCTCCGTCGGCCCGGTCCGGCAGTGGGCGGTGTTGTCGGCGGTCGTGCTGACCGGGTGGTTCCTCGTGGGCGGCCTGGCGGGATGGGCGGTCGGCCTGGCTTCGGCCTGCGGTGCGCGGCGGTGGCAGCGGCAGAGGCTCGGACACGCCTCGCTCCTCGCCGCCGAGAGCAAGGCCCGAACGGCGGAGACCGTTCGGCAACTCCCCATGGCGGCGGACCTGCTGGCGGCCTGCCTCTCCGCCGGTGCCGGCCCGGTGGAGGCGGCCCAGGCGGTGGGGGAGTCCCTGGGCGGTCCGGTGGGCGATCAGCTCGCCCGGACCGCGGCGGAGATCCGGCTCGGCGGAGACCCGGCCGTCGCCTGGGGGAGGTTCGGCGGGATACCGGGGGCGGCCGCCCTGGCCGGCTGCCTGGACCGGGCGGGCTCGACCGGGGCCCCGGCGGCGGAGCCGGTGGCCCGGATCGCCGAGGCACTGCGGGCCGAGCGGGCAAGGGCGGCCGTGGCGCGGGCGCAGAGGGCCGCCGTGATGGTCACCGCGCCCGTGGGGCTCTGCTTCCTTCCCGCGTTCCTGGCGGTGGGGGTGGCGCCCGTGGTGATCGGGCTGGCCGGGGGCCTGCTCCAGCCGGCGTAG
- a CDS encoding DUF4244 domain-containing protein translates to MRKIKNWTRSVVRLARSRADSGMTTSEYAVGTIAACAFAAVLYKVVTSAAVMSQLQSLLKGALDAKF, encoded by the coding sequence ATGCGCAAGATCAAGAACTGGACGCGGTCCGTGGTCCGTCTCGCACGGTCCCGGGCCGACAGCGGAATGACGACGTCCGAGTACGCAGTGGGCACGATCGCGGCCTGTGCGTTCGCTGCCGTGCTCTACAAGGTCGTCACCAGTGCGGCGGTGATGTCCCAGCTGCAGTCGCTGCTGAAGGGCGCGCTCGATGCGAAGTTCTGA
- a CDS encoding type II secretion system F family protein, with protein sequence MTVESAHVGVPDVVHAAALCAAMAAWLVVIGRSRPLRRARALLTDGGERSPAGERWWRVRSRIEKRLRGRWEWLCLPVASVPAVLGQSVLPLIAGAAAVPLARRWLLKRRSREEQEARANGVVDLCGALVGELRAGREPGEALLVAVRGTDVMGEAGFRVSAAARFGGDVPRALVQAAGEPGLAGLAGVAACWRVAVGSGAGLAAGLGRLESALRAERRQRDELRAQLAGAWSTVTVLALLPVVGLGLGAALGADPLGVLLHSTAGLVCLVAGLLLEVCGLFWAARIVRAGEAG encoded by the coding sequence GTGACCGTGGAGTCGGCGCACGTCGGGGTGCCGGACGTGGTGCACGCCGCGGCGCTGTGCGCGGCGATGGCGGCCTGGCTGGTGGTGATCGGACGCAGTCGGCCGCTGCGCCGGGCGCGAGCGCTGTTGACCGACGGGGGCGAGCGGTCACCGGCCGGGGAGAGGTGGTGGAGGGTCCGCAGCCGGATCGAGAAGCGGCTGCGTGGGCGGTGGGAATGGCTGTGTCTCCCGGTCGCTTCGGTGCCGGCGGTGCTCGGGCAGTCCGTACTGCCGTTGATCGCGGGGGCCGCCGCCGTTCCGCTGGCACGGAGATGGCTGCTGAAAAGGCGGTCACGCGAGGAACAGGAGGCCCGGGCGAACGGGGTCGTTGACCTGTGCGGTGCGCTGGTCGGCGAGCTCAGGGCCGGCCGCGAACCGGGGGAGGCGCTGCTCGTCGCGGTGCGCGGCACGGACGTCATGGGCGAAGCCGGATTCCGGGTGTCGGCCGCCGCGCGGTTCGGGGGCGACGTGCCGCGAGCTCTCGTCCAGGCGGCGGGGGAACCGGGGCTCGCCGGGTTGGCCGGGGTGGCCGCCTGCTGGCGGGTGGCGGTGGGCAGCGGGGCCGGGCTCGCGGCGGGCCTGGGACGGCTCGAAAGCGCTCTGCGTGCCGAACGCCGTCAGCGGGACGAACTGCGGGCGCAACTCGCGGGGGCGTGGTCGACGGTCACGGTGCTCGCCCTCCTCCCCGTGGTCGGGCTGGGGCTCGGCGCCGCGCTGGGCGCGGACCCGTTGGGGGTGTTGCTGCACAGCACCGCCGGCCTCGTCTGCCTGGTGGCCGGCCTCCTGCTGGAGGTGTGCGGTCTTTTCTGGGCTGCCCGCATCGTCCGGGCGGGGGAAGCGGGATGA
- the ssd gene encoding septum site-determining protein Ssd: MTEDVDLLDDLLRLCAAAGAEPEVHHTLPDHREGWEQAPLVLVGDDAAARCHGAARRRGVMVVGRGRDVPDVWRRAVEIGAECVIRLPDSENWLVDQIANASEGVGRPAVTVGVIGGRGGAGASTLACALAVTAARAGQRTMLIDGDPLGGGIDVLLGGERADGMRWPDFAHSKGRVGGGALEESLPALHGLRALSWGRDDWVVIPPPAMRAVLAAARRLGGVVVVDLPRRVDEAVAEALAQLDLGLVVVPGELRAVAAAKRVASMAGTVLDDLRVVARGPYAPGLDAQWVARAMCLPLAGEVPLERGLSAEQDAGEPPGGNARGPLARFCDAFWEQALVGESVSGPAVGVAS, encoded by the coding sequence GTGACCGAGGACGTGGATCTGCTCGACGACCTGCTCAGGCTGTGTGCCGCCGCCGGCGCGGAACCGGAGGTGCATCACACGCTGCCGGACCATCGAGAGGGGTGGGAGCAAGCACCCCTGGTCCTCGTCGGCGACGACGCGGCCGCACGGTGCCACGGTGCGGCGCGCCGGCGGGGCGTCATGGTCGTGGGACGAGGCCGGGACGTGCCGGACGTGTGGCGTCGTGCCGTCGAGATCGGCGCCGAGTGCGTGATCCGCCTGCCTGACTCCGAGAACTGGCTTGTCGACCAGATCGCCAACGCGTCGGAAGGCGTCGGCCGGCCAGCGGTCACGGTCGGGGTGATCGGGGGCCGGGGAGGTGCGGGAGCGTCCACACTTGCCTGCGCCCTCGCGGTGACCGCGGCCAGGGCGGGGCAGCGGACCATGCTCATCGACGGGGACCCACTGGGGGGCGGCATCGATGTGCTGCTCGGCGGCGAGCGGGCGGACGGCATGCGGTGGCCGGATTTCGCCCACTCCAAGGGCCGGGTCGGCGGGGGCGCGCTGGAGGAGTCACTGCCCGCGCTGCATGGGCTTCGGGCGCTCAGCTGGGGCCGTGACGACTGGGTGGTGATCCCGCCACCCGCCATGCGGGCGGTGCTGGCAGCCGCACGCCGGCTCGGCGGAGTGGTGGTGGTCGACCTGCCGCGCCGGGTGGACGAAGCGGTGGCCGAGGCCCTTGCCCAGCTGGACCTGGGGCTTGTGGTCGTTCCCGGCGAGCTGCGCGCGGTCGCGGCGGCGAAGCGGGTGGCGTCGATGGCGGGGACGGTGCTTGACGATCTGCGGGTAGTGGCGCGGGGTCCGTACGCGCCGGGGCTCGACGCGCAGTGGGTGGCTCGAGCGATGTGCCTGCCACTGGCCGGTGAGGTCCCGCTGGAAAGAGGTCTGTCGGCCGAGCAGGACGCCGGCGAGCCGCCCGGTGGCAACGCGCGCGGCCCGCTGGCCAGATTCTGTGATGCCTTCTGGGAACAGGCCCTCGTGGGGGAGAGCGTCAGCGGCCCGGCCGTGGGGGTCGCCTCATGA
- a CDS encoding HAD family hydrolase, translating into MLCGVENRFLPRTAAFFDLDKTVIAKSSTLTFSKSFYHGGLINRRAVLRTAYTQFVFLAGGADHDQMERMREYLSALCKGWNVQQVKELVAETLHELIDPIIYDEAATLIEEHHTAGRDVVIVSTSGAEVVEPIGELLGADRVVATRMVVGDDGCYTGEVEYYAYGPTKAEAIKALAESEGYDLARCYAYSDSATDVPMLESVGHPHAVNPDRALRREATLREWPILAFDRPVRLKQRLSAFSLPPRPALVAAAAVSAAALTAGAVWYAARRRAGAATA; encoded by the coding sequence ATGCTCTGCGGTGTGGAAAACCGCTTCTTGCCGCGCACAGCCGCCTTCTTTGACCTGGACAAGACGGTCATTGCGAAGTCCTCGACACTGACCTTCAGCAAGTCCTTCTACCACGGCGGGCTGATCAACCGCCGCGCGGTGCTGCGTACCGCGTACACACAGTTCGTGTTCCTTGCCGGGGGCGCGGATCACGACCAGATGGAGCGGATGCGCGAATATCTCTCGGCGCTCTGCAAGGGCTGGAACGTGCAGCAGGTCAAGGAACTCGTGGCCGAGACCCTGCACGAACTGATCGACCCCATCATCTACGACGAGGCGGCGACCCTCATCGAGGAGCACCACACCGCCGGCCGCGACGTCGTGATCGTCTCGACCTCGGGCGCCGAGGTGGTCGAACCGATCGGTGAGCTGCTCGGCGCCGACCGCGTGGTCGCCACCCGCATGGTCGTCGGTGACGACGGCTGCTACACGGGCGAGGTGGAGTACTACGCGTACGGCCCCACGAAGGCCGAAGCCATCAAGGCGCTCGCGGAATCCGAGGGATACGATCTGGCCCGCTGCTACGCGTACAGCGACTCGGCCACCGATGTCCCGATGCTGGAATCCGTCGGACACCCTCACGCGGTCAACCCGGACCGTGCGCTGCGACGGGAGGCCACGCTCCGCGAGTGGCCGATTCTCGCCTTCGACCGGCCCGTCCGCCTCAAGCAGCGCCTCTCGGCGTTCTCCCTGCCGCCCCGACCGGCACTCGTGGCCGCGGCTGCCGTGAGTGCGGCCGCACTCACGGCAGGAGCCGTCTGGTACGCGGCCCGCCGACGGGCCGGCGCCGCTACCGCCTGA
- a CDS encoding TadE family type IV pilus minor pilin has protein sequence MTAEAAMVIPVLAVFALALLWALMAASAQIRCVDAARAGARAAARSEPAPQVREAVLSAAPGGASVEVERAGELWRVTVTAPTPGPGRLAVTLRAEAAAAAEDAPVPAAGSAAGAPDPAVEGPGR, from the coding sequence GTGACGGCGGAGGCCGCCATGGTGATCCCGGTGCTGGCGGTGTTCGCCCTGGCCCTGCTGTGGGCGCTGATGGCCGCGTCGGCCCAGATTCGCTGTGTGGACGCGGCCCGGGCCGGTGCTCGTGCCGCAGCCCGTTCGGAGCCGGCGCCCCAGGTGCGGGAAGCCGTTCTTTCCGCCGCGCCCGGCGGGGCTTCGGTCGAGGTGGAGCGGGCCGGAGAGCTGTGGCGGGTGACGGTGACCGCTCCGACGCCCGGGCCCGGGCGCCTCGCCGTGACGCTGAGAGCGGAGGCGGCGGCTGCGGCTGAGGACGCCCCGGTGCCTGCTGCCGGGTCCGCCGCGGGCGCGCCGGACCCGGCGGTGGAAGGGCCCGGCCGGTGA
- a CDS encoding oxidoreductase, giving the protein MSTTSSDPLVALGALPGVTDAVDSVRKAVDRVYGHRVMRRRSNEVTAEAALRGARGSAALSGADWNLEEVRRRTDFSSDDEARVVGAALRLTAEAGQLLSIWRQSPLRVLARLHLVAAGSAAPEDAVGRPRLAGEPVDEPLIEAPLPGADEVAGRLDGLSRIILSGSEAPALVTAAVVHGELLALRPFGSHNGLVARTAERIVLIGSGLDPKSICPAEVGHAEQGRAAYAAAFDGYLSGTSEGMAAWIGHCGRAAELGVRESTAVCEALQRGAA; this is encoded by the coding sequence ATGAGTACGACTTCCTCGGACCCGCTCGTCGCTCTGGGCGCTCTGCCGGGCGTGACCGACGCGGTGGACTCCGTACGCAAGGCGGTGGACCGCGTGTACGGCCACCGTGTGATGCGGCGCCGCAGCAACGAGGTCACGGCGGAGGCCGCTCTGCGGGGCGCGCGCGGATCGGCCGCTCTGTCCGGCGCCGACTGGAACCTCGAAGAGGTGCGCCGGCGCACCGATTTCAGCAGCGACGACGAGGCGCGCGTCGTCGGGGCCGCGCTTCGCCTGACGGCGGAGGCCGGTCAGCTCCTCTCCATCTGGCGGCAGTCGCCGCTGCGGGTACTGGCGCGGCTTCACCTGGTGGCGGCCGGCAGTGCCGCCCCGGAGGACGCGGTCGGACGGCCCCGGCTCGCGGGCGAACCGGTGGACGAGCCCCTGATCGAGGCACCGCTGCCGGGTGCCGATGAGGTCGCGGGCCGACTGGACGGCCTCAGCAGAATCATCCTTTCGGGGAGTGAGGCGCCCGCTCTGGTGACCGCCGCCGTCGTCCACGGAGAGCTGCTGGCGCTGCGTCCCTTCGGTTCGCACAACGGCCTGGTGGCGCGGACCGCGGAGCGGATCGTGCTGATCGGAAGCGGGCTCGATCCCAAATCGATCTGCCCGGCCGAGGTCGGGCACGCCGAGCAGGGGCGGGCGGCCTACGCGGCCGCCTTCGACGGCTACCTGTCCGGCACGTCGGAAGGCATGGCGGCCTGGATCGGTCACTGCGGACGCGCGGCGGAGCTCGGTGTCAGGGAATCGACAGCGGTGTGCGAGGCGCTGCAGCGAGGCGCCGCATAG